DNA sequence from the Raineyella sp. LH-20 genome:
CGCAGCTGGCGGCCGTCGAAGGTGGGGTTGCGGCCCACCGAGATCGCCGCCGGCAGGGCCGGCCGGTCGGGGCGGTCGATCCGGCTGAGCCAGCCGGCGTACACCCCGTCCGCCGGGGCCGCCCGCAGGTCCGACACGTCGAGGTTGGCGGTTGGGAAACCCAGCTCGCGCCCGCGCTGGTCGCCGCGCACCACCGTGCCGGCGAAACTGAACGGCCGTCCCAGCATGGCCTCGGCAGCCTCCAGATCACCCTCGGCGAGCGCCTCCCGGATCCGGGTGGACGAGGTCCGCTCGGCACCGTCGGTGGAGTGCACCGGGCTGGCCAGCGGGCTCGCGTGCAGCGGGTCCGTCGGCGCGGCATCGGCGTGCAGCGGGCTGGTGACCAAGTCGATCGCCGTCACCTCGAACCGGCCCCGGCCGAGTTCCCGCAAGGTGTCGACGTTGCCGGCGGCACGGTGGCCGAACCGGAAGTTCTGCCCGACGACCACCCGGGCCGGGGAGAGCGGCAGCAGCACCGAGGAGACGAAGTCCTCCGGGCTCTGCTGGGAGAACGCCTTGGTGAACGCGACGACCTCGACCCGGTCGGCGCCGGCCGCACGGAGCAGCTCGACCCGCTCGTCGAGATCGCACAGCAGCTTCGGCTCGTGTCCGGGCCGCACGACGCTGAGCGGGTGCGGCCAGAAGGTCATTGCGATGACGGGAAGCCCGGGCTCCAGTCCTCTGGCGTGTGCGAGGACCGCTCGATGGCCCAGGTGGACACCGTCGAAGTTGCCGATGACGACTACGCTCTGGCTCACATTCCTCCTCGTCCACCAGCGGTCGGGATTCACCTGCCTGATCGTAGCCGCACCGCCGCTGACGACACGATCGGTGGCCGCGCCCGGAAGGCCGGCCGGAGATGGCCTCGCCATCAGTGCGGAGCGAACACCGCCTCGGGACGCGCGTCCGGGCCGACCTGACGATACAACGCCAGGAACGTCCCGTCGGGCCCGTAGAGCGCGGTGAGGCACGCCGGCAGGCTGAGACCGCGCAGAGCGCGTCCGTACCCCACCTCGTCGGCAGCCGCCTCGTCGAGGTCCAGTGACGGGAAGCAGGACCGCACCGCCTCGTCCATCGCCAGCACCGCCAGGGGGGATGCGTCGGCATCCTGAGCCGCGGCATCCTGAGCCGCGGCGTCCCGAGCCGCACGATCCCGCTCGGGCAGGCTCTGCGCCATGTCGAGGTCGAAACCGCCGACCCGGGTGCGGCGCAGCGCGGTGAGGTGTCCCCCGGTGCCGAGCGCCTCGCCCAGGTCGCGGGCGAGGGCCCGGACGTACGTTCCGGTGGAGCACTCCACGGTGACGTCGAGGTCGACCACTGCCACGCCGTCGATCTGCCCGTCGCGGCGGGCCAGCAGGTCGAATCGCGACACGGTCACCGGGCGGGCGGCCAGTTCGACCTGTTCCCCGGCCCGGACCCGGGCGTAGGACCGCTGGCCGTCGACCTTGATCGCCGAGACCGCCGAGGGACGTTGGGCGATGTCGCCGGTGAGGGCGGCCATCGCCGTACGGATCGCGGTGTCGGTCGCCCCGACCGCCCCGGCGGAGGCGACGACCTCACCGTCCGCGTCGTCGGTGACGGTCGTCTGCCCGAGCCGGATCGTGGCGTCGTACGCCTTGTCGTGCAGCGCCAGGTGACCGAGCAGCCGGGTGGCCCGGCCGACCCCGAGGATGAGCACACCGGTGGCCATCGGATCGAGCGTGCCGGCGTGGCCGACCTTGCGGGTGCCGAGGAGCCGACGGACCCTGGCCACCACGTCGTGAGAGGTCAGGCCCGCCGGCTTATCGATGACGAGGAGCCCTGAGGGGCCCTGGTCGGTCGCAGCCGCCACGGACTCAGTCGCGTTCGACGAGGTCAGACGGATCGACTGCGCCGGGGGCGTCGGCCTGGTCGTCCAGGTGCGCCGGATCGTCGTCGGCCTGGGCGAGGCCACCGACGGCGGCCTCGACGGCGGACGTGTCTGGTGCTCCGGCCGTGTCTGCGTCATCCGCGTCCGGGTCCACGTCCTCGTCGGTGTTCTCGTCCTCGGTGTCCTCGTCCTGTTCGTCCTTGCGACGGTACGGGTCCGCCTCGCCGGCGTACGACGCGGTCTCCCGCTGTTCGGCGATCGCGGCGTCACCGGCCTGGGCGCGGGCCAACAGGTCCTCGATGCTCGCCACGGACTCCGGCAGGGCGTCCAGCACGAAGGCGATCGACGGGGCATAGCGCAGCCCGAGCCGCTTGCCGACGGTCGACCGGATCAGACCGGTGGCCGACCGCAGTGCCGCGGCGCTGCCCGCCCGGGCCGCCTCGTCGCCGTAGACGGTGTAGAAGACGGTCGCCTCACGGGTGTCGCCGGTGAGACGTACGTCGGTGATGGTGACGAAGCCGAGTCGCGGGTCCTTGATCCGCTTCTCGAGCATCTGGGCGACGATCGATTTGATCTGGTCGGCCAGCTTCAGCACGCGCGGGTTCGGCATGCCGTGTCCTTTCGTTTCGATCGGAGCCGCTCCCCCGGGACCCGGAGATCCCGGACTGACCCCGGCAGGGCCGTGGGCTGCCCGCGCCGTGGGGCCATAGGGAGACCCTATGACCCCACAGGCGGACATCGAGAGGAGCGGCCAGGACTGTCCTGGTCCTCAGCAGACCGAGATCAGTCGCGCGGCTTCTCCCGCATCTCGTACGTCTCGATGATGTCGTCCACGCGGATGTCGGAGTACCCGGAGAGGGTCAGACCACACTCGAAGCCCTCGCGGACCTCGGTCGCATCGTCCTTCTCCCGACGCAGGGTGTTGATCTCCGTGTCCGCCACCACGACGCCGTCCCGCAGCACCCGCGCCTTGGCGTGGCGCCGCATGATGCCGTCCTGGACCATGACACCGGCGATGACACCGACCTTGGAGGACTTGAAGATCTGACGGATCTCCGCCTGACCGAGCACGACCTCCTCGAAGATCGGCTTGAGCATGCCCTTGAGCGCGGCCTCCACCTCGTCGATCGCCTGGTAGATGATCGAGTAGTAGCGGATGTCGACGTTCTCCTGGTCGGCGAGCTGAGTCGCCTTCCCCTGGGCACGCACGTTGTAGCCGATGATGACCGCGCCGGAGGCCGACGCCAGGCTGACGTTGGTCTCGGTGATGGCACCCACACCGCGGTCGATGATCCGCACCGAGATGTCCTCGCCGACGTCGATCTTTAGCAGCGCGTCCTCCAGTGCTTCGACCGAACCGGCCGAGTCGCCCTTGAGGATGAGGGCCAGCTCCTGCGTCTCGCCCTTCTCCATCTGCTCGAAGATCTGGTCCAGCGTCTTGCGCCGGGCACCCATCGCCTGCTGCGCCGCACGCTTGCGCGCCTCGCGCTGTTCGGCGATCTGGCGGGCCATCCGGTCGTCCTCGACGCACAGGAAGGTGTCCCCCGCGCCGGGTACCGAGGTCAGACCCAGCACCTGCACCGGCATCGACGGCAGCGCCTCCTCGACCGAGTCGCCGTTGCTGTCGATCATGGCGCGGACACGGCCGTGGGCCGCCCCACACACCACCGAGTCGCCGACGTGCAGCGTGCCGCGCTGGATCAGCACCGAGATGACCGGGCCGCGGCCCTTGTCGAGGTGCGCCTCGATGGAGACACCCTGCGCCGGCATGTCCGGGTTGGCCCGCAGGTCCAGGGAGGCGTCCGCCGTCAGCACGATCGCCTCGAGCAGGTCGTCCAGACCGGCGCCGGTCACCGCGGACACGTCGACGAACATGGTGTCGCCGCCGTACTCCTCGGGAACCAGACCGTACTCGGCCATCTGGCCGCGGACCTTCTGCGGATCCGCCGCCGGCTTGTCGATCTTGTTCACCGCGACCACGACAGGCACATCGGCGGCCAGCGCGTGGTTCAGCGCCTCGATCGTCTGCGGCATCACGCCGTCATCGGCGGCCACGACCAGCACCGCGATGTCGGTCGACTTGGCACCACGGGCACGCATGGCGGTGAACGCCTCGTGACCAGGGGTGTCGATGAAGGTGATCCGACGCTCGGTCTCGTCGACCTCGGTGGCCACCTGGTAGGCACCGATGCTCTGGGTGATGCCACCGGCCTCCTTGGCCACCACGTTCGAGTGGCGGTAGGCGTCCAGCAGCTTCGTCTTGCCATGGTCGACGTGACCCATGACGGTGACGACCGGCGGGCGGGCCTCGAGGTCCTCCTCACCGCCCTCGTCCTCACCGAACTCGATGTCGAAGGACTCCAGCAGTTCGCGGTCCTCGTCCTCAGGCGAGACGACCTGGATGGTGTAGTCCAACTCGGCACCGAGCAGCTGCAGCGTGTCATCGGCCACCGACTGGGTCGCGGTCACCATCTCGCCCAGCGAGAACAGCACCTGCACCAGGGCCGCCGGATCCACACCGATCTTCTCGGCGAGGTCGGACAACGACGCGCCACGACGCAGCCGTACGGTCGCGCCCTCACCCTTGCGGATGCGCACGCCACCGATCGTCGGTGCTTCCATCTCGTCGAACTCTTGACGACGCTGCTTCTTCGACTTGCGTCCACGACGCGACGGGCCACCCGGACGCCCGAAGGCACCCTGCGTGCCGCCACGACCGCGGCCACCGCCACGACCCTGCGGGCCACCGGTGCTCGGGCCCGTGCTGGGACCGCCGCCGAAACCGCCGCCGGGACGACCGGGACCGCCGGCACGACCACGACCCGGGCCGCCGGTGCGACCACCACGACCCTGCTGGCCGGCCGGAGCCAGCTGCGAGGAGTGGTGCTTGGGCATCATCGCCGGGTTGGGACGCGGCATGCCCGCCGGAGACGGACCACCGGGACGGGCGCCCGCCGGACGCGGACCACCGGGGTGCTGACCGGGACCCGGACGGCCACCGGCCTCCGGACGGCCACCCTCGGGGCGCGGACGCCGCTGCTGGGTGCCCATGCCCTGGGCCGAGGCGAACGGGTTGTTGCCCGGACGCGGACCACGGCGCGGACCGGGGGTCGGGGCGCCACCGGGCCCGGGCTTCGGGGCCCCGGGACGGGGACCCGGACGGGCGCCGGGCTTCGGCGCACCGGGACCACCCGGACGGGCGGAGGTGCTGCCCGGACGCGGAGCGGCACCGGGACGCGGGCCGGGCGCGGCGGGACGCGGAGAGGACGCGGGACCTGCGGCAGGACGCGGGGCACTCGGACGGGGCGCCGGACGCCCGGCGGACTCGCCACCGGCGTGCGGGCGCGGGCCCGGGCGGGCGCCGCCCTGCGGGTGGGCTACGGGGGCCTCGGGGCGAGCAGGGCGCTGCGCCGGGGGCTCGTGGGGCACCGGACGCTCCGTGTGCTCCGGTGCGGCAGCATGGGCTGCCGGGCGGGGGGCCGCAGGACGCGGCGCGGTCGACCCGGACGCCGCAGGACGCGGCGCAGCCGGGCCCGGCGCCGCAGGACGCGGCGCGGGCCGGGGGGTCGGCTTGGGTGCGGGGGCCGCAGACGAACCGCCCATCTTCTCCTTCAGTCGTCGGACCACGGGCGCCTCGATGGTCGACGACGCCGACCGAACGAACTCACCCATGTCGTTCAGGGTCTTCAGGACTTCCTTGCTCTCGACTCCGAGCTCCTTGGCGAGCTCGTAGACACGGACCTTTGCCACTACTCTCCTCTGCGGTCCGGTCAGTCGAGCCGGACCAGCTAGTTGACGTGCTTGCTCATTGATGAGTACTCATCGAGTGGTCATGAGCGTTTGCCCACTTTCTGGTTCCGCCCGGCCGGGCGGCCGGGTGTCGTCACTCACTCAGATCCGGGTGGCGCGTGTCGACCCTCGGATGCGAGGGTGGCCAGTAGGCCGGCCACCTGTTCGCCATCGACGTGGGTGATACGCAGGGCTCGACCCACGGCGCGGCGCCGCATCGCCAGGTCACAACAGTGGGGGTCGGGGTGCACCCAGGCGCCTCGACCCGGAGCAGTCCCGTCGGGGTCGAGGGCAACACAGGAAGCCGTACGATCCCAGACGAGGCGCACCAGTCCGGACTTGGCGGACCGCCCACGACATCCGACACACGTACGTTCGGGCACATGTGACGACGGAGGACGGACCACCGTCAGAGTTTAGCGGACAATCTCCGCACGGACGAATCCCCGGCCCGGATCGTGCGATCATCGGCCCGCGCACCCCACCACACGTGCGATCCTCCCGCCCCCGCGCCCCGCCCCCGCGCCCCACCACACAAAGGGACGTGACCCCGGCAACGGGGGTGATGCCCGGCGCGACAGGTCTGCCGACGCCACTGAAAGACGTTTCCCAGCGGTTTCACAGCCTGGCCCCAGCGGTCGCCCAGTCCCGGTTGACAGGCTTCGAAGCGTTGAAGGGCGCCCACGGTTACCCCCCCGAACCGTGGGCGCCCTTCACGCGTGTCCGGAGCCGATTGCCGCGCCCCCTGGACAGCGACATCGGCCCCGCCCCCCCGGGCGGGCCGAAGGGACGGGGCCGGGACACACCGTCGGCCGTCAGTGGCCGGCGGCCTCGTTGTCCGGATGGATGTCGATCCGCCAGCCGGTGAGCCGGGCGGCCAGTCGGGCGTTCTGGCCCTCACGGCCGATCGCCAGCGACAGCTGGTAGTCGGGCACGACCACCCGCGCGGCCCGGGCCGCCGGATCGACCACGGTGACCGAGGCGACCTTGGCCGGCGACAGGGCGTTGCCGACGAAGACGGCCGGGTCGTCCGACCAGTCGATGATGTCGATCTTCTCCTCGTTCAGCTCGTGCATCACCGCACGCACCCGCTGGCCCATCGGACCGATGCAGGCGCCCTTGGCGGAGACGTCCGGCCGGTGGGAGCGGACGGCGATCTTCGTACGGTGCCCCGCCTCACGGGCCAGCGCCTTGATCTCGACGACACCCTGTTCGATCTCCGGGACCTCCCGCTCGAACAGCTTCTGCACCAGCTGCGGGTGGGTCCGCGACACCACGACCTGCGGGCCGTGGGCTTCCTTGCGCACCGCGACGACGTACACCCGCAGCCGGGTGCCGTGCCGGTAGTCCTCCCCCGAGACCTGCTCGGCCGGCGGCATGATCGCCTCGATGTCACCGAGGTCGACCCGGACCACCCGGTTGTCGCGGTCCTGCTGGACGGTGCCCATCACGACGTCGCCCTCGATGGCGGAGAACGTGCCGTACTTCTTCTCGTCCTCGGCGTCGCGGATCCGCTGGAAGATCACCTGGCGGGCGGTCGCGGCGGCGATCCGGCCGAACCCGGCGGGCGTGTCGTCGTACTCACCGACGACGGTGCCCTCCTCGTCCTTCTCGGGGGCGATGACGGCCACCTTGCCGGACTTGCGGTCGAGGAGGACGCGGGCACCGGGCACCGGGTTGTCCGTCTTGTGGTAGGCGGTGAGCAGCGCCTCCTCCAGGGCGGAGACCAGCACCTCCAGCGGGATCTCCTTGTCGTGCTCGATCGCCCGCAGCGCAGCCATGTCGATGTCCATGATCAGTCCTCCTCCTTGTCCTGGCGCTTCATCTCGACCTGGACACGTGCCTTGGTGATGTCGGCGTACGCACAGCGCCGCTCGACCGCGGTCCCCTTGCCGGGACGCGGGTCCTCCGGCTCGATCAGCAGGTCGACGCCCTCGGCGTCGCTCGCCACGATCCGGGCCTGGAAGGTCTCCCCCTCGGTGGTGGTGATCCGCACCAGCCGGCCGGCATTGCGTCGCCAGTGCCGCGGCAGGGTGAGCGGGCGATTCACACCGCGCGAGGACACCTCCAGGGTGTACGCACCGGCCCCGGTCGCGTCGGCCTCGTCAAGCGCGTCGGACAGGTCCCGGGACGCCTCGGCGATGTCGTCGATCAACGGGCCGTGGCCCTCGGGGCCGTCACCGTCCACGGTCACCCGCAGCAGCACACGCTTGCCCGCCGGGATGATGTCCAGTGCGTCGAGCTCGAGCTCGTGGCGGGCGAGCACCGGCTCGATGACCGCGATGAGTTGCCGTTCGTCCATGGGTGCTCCTGATCCGATTGTGGAATGCGGTTGTCGGCCGTGCCGTCCGGGGCGGTCCTGCCGTGACCGGCCTCGGGCGCTGCAGGGGTCGTCGGCACCCTGCACCCGCACGATCCGTGCAGGCAAGCATACCCGTGCGCTACCGTTCGGCCTGTGCTGACGCGTCGAGGAATGCTGGTCACCGCCGTAGGCAGCGTGCTGGCCGGTGCCACCGGATGCTCCCGGCGGAACCCGACCATCATCGGTCGTCCGAGTGCCGCGCCGTCGGTGACCTCCGCCGCCGCAGCGGTCGATCCCGGCCCGTACGCCGCACTCGCGGCCGGTCTGGCCGCCGCGGTCCGCGGTGGCGCCGCGGGCACCGACCGGCTGGGCGACTACCGGGATCGGGCCGCGAGCGCGTTCGATGCCCACGCCTCGCTCCTCGCGGCCACCAGCAGGCCCGGCACCGCGCCCGGCGGTGGCCTGGCCGACGCGGCCGGCGCCGCGGCCGGCCGCTTCCTCGCCGCGCCCGCCCGTGGGGTGCTCGCAGCCCGGCTGGCGTCCGCCGGAGCGTACGCCGCCGCGGTCGGCTCCCTGGCCGGCGCCACCGCCCCGCGGACCCCGACCGACGCCCCCTCGTCCGACACGATCGCCTCCCTGGGGGACGCCGAGGCGATGTCAGCCCTGGTGGCGCAACTGCACGCTGCGATCTTCGCGGCCCAGGCCGCCGTCGCCCAACTGTCCGGCGAGGACGCAGCGTGGGCCAGAACTCTGCTGTCCCACCACCTCGCCGCCCGGGACGGACTCGCCGCCGAACTGGGCCGGCGCTCCGTCCGGGTGCCGGTCGCCGCGGTGGCGTACGCCATCGACCGGCCTACCGACACGGCCTCGGCGGTCGCCCTGCTGGCGCGGGTCGAGGCGGCGGTGCTGCCGGACGCCTGCCGACTGGTCCGTGCCGCCACCGACGAGACGGTGCGCACGCTCGGCGCCACGACCCTCGAGGACGCGGCGGTCGCGGTGGCCCGCTCCGGCGGCGCACTGCCGGTCTGGCCCGGCTGGGCCTGAGCCGTACGCATCGTCCTCGAGCCGGCCCGCGCGGGGCGCGGAGGCCACCGGCGCAGCGGCGGGTCAGCGGAACTTCAGCGGAACTGCATCACCAGGTCGTACGACAGGCGGACCACCAGCGCGGCGACCACCACCAACAGCACCTTGCGGATGAAGGCGTTGCCGTGCCGCAGCGCCATCCGGGCGCCGGTCACGCCGCCGGTGACGTTGGCGGCGGCCATCATCAATCCCAGCGTCCAGTGGATGTGCGGCGCGAGCGTGACGATGGCGGCCAGATTGGTGGCGACGTTGGCCAGCTTGGCCCGGGCGCTGGCCGCCAGGAAGCCATGTCCGAGCACCCCGACGATCAGGATCATGAAGAAGGTGCCGGTGCCCGGCCCGAGGAAGCCGTCGTACAGGCCGACGCCGAGGCCGATCGCCGCGGAGCGGACCGCCAGGCCCGCGCCGGTGTGGCGTACGTGCGACTCCAGCCCGAACTGCGGGCGCCGCCACAGGTAGCCGCCGACCACCACCAGGGCGACCAGCACGAACGGGGTGAACCACTGCTTCGGCAGCAGCGTCACCAGCCGTGCGCCGACCGCCGACCCGAGCGCCGCTCCGACCATCAGCGGCGCCGTGTCACGCCAGTCGACCCGGATCGTCCGCAGATACGTCGCCGTGGCCGTGCTGGTCCCGGCGAACGAGGAGATCTTGTTGGTGCCCGAGATGGTCGCCACCGGGGTGTCGGCGGGCAGCCCGAGCAGCAGGGCGGGCAGCTGGATCAGCCCGCCGCCACCGACGATCGCGTCCACCCAGCCCGCGACGAAGGCCACGCCGACAAGTCCGGCGACGATCCACGGGGAGATCCCGGCGAGGCCCTCGAGCACGGTCAGCCGCGGACCGCCGCGACGACCCGATCCACCACCTCCGCGACCGGCACCTCCTCCGAGGTTCCGGTGGCGCGGTCGCGCAGCTCCACCAGGCCGGACGCCAGGCCCCGGCCGACCACGACGGTGGTCGGCATGCCGAGCAGCTCGGCGTCGGCGAACTTCACTCCGGGGGAGGCCTTGCGGTCGTCGAGCAGCACCGCGATCCCGGCGGCGTCCAGCGCGCCGGCGAGCTCGGCGGCGTACGCGGCGATCTCGGCACCCTTGCCGGTGGCCACCACCTGCACGTCGTACGGGGCGAGGGCGCGGGGCCAGCACAGGCCCTTGTCGTCGCAGGTGTGCTCGGCCACCGCGGCGACGGCCCGGGAGACGCCGACACCGTACGAGCCCATGGTCACCGTGACCTGCTTGCCGTTCTGGTCGAGCACCTTCAGCCCGAGCGCGTCGGCGTACTTGCGGCCGAGCTGGAAGATGTGGCCCATCTCGATGCCGCGGGCCAGCTGCAGCGGCCCGGAGCCGTCCGGCGAGGCATCGCCCTCGCGGATCTCGGCGACGTCGATGACGCCGTCGGAGGTGAAGTCGCGCCCGCAGACCAGGTCGAAGACGTGGCGCTGATCGGCGTCGGCGCCGGTGATCCAGCGGGTGCCCTCGACGACCCGGGGGTCGGTCAGGTACTTCACGCCGGAGGCGTTCTTCTCCCCCAGCACGCCGGGGCCGATGTAGCCCTTGACCAGACTCGGGTAGGCCGCGAAGTCCTCCTCGCCGAACGGCACCGCGACGGCCGGCTCGACCTGCGCCTCGAGGCGCTTCTCGTCGACCTCGCGGTCACCGGGCAGGCCGATCGCCAGCGGCTCCTTGGTGCCGTCGGGGTACTCCAGCATGAACACGACGTTCTTCAGGGTGTCGCCGCCGTGCCACGGCCGGTCGGCGCGCCGCTGCAGGTCGTTGGCGACCTGCACCAGGGCGTCGATGGTGGTCGAGGCCGGGGTGTCCTCGACGTGCGCGGCCGGCACGTCGTCGTACGGCAGCGGGGCCGGGCTGCCGATCCGGACCGCCTCGACGTTCGCCGCGTAGCCGCCGGGCGAGCGGACGAAGGTGTCCTCACCGTTCTCGGCGACCGCGAGGAACTCCTCGGAGGCCGAGCCGCCCATCGCCCCGGACATCGCCTGGACGATGGCGTAGTCCAGCCCGAGCCGGTCGAAGATCCGGATGTAGGCGGCGCGGTGCTTGTCGTACGCCGCCTGCAGGCCGGCGTCGTCGATGTCGAAGGAGTACGAGTCCTTCATCACGAACTCGCGGCCGCGCAGCAGACCGGCGCGCGGCCGGGCCTCGTCGCGGTACTTGGTCTGGATCTGGTAGAGGGTCAGCGGCAGGTCCTTGTACGAGGAGTAGAGGTCCTTCACCAGCAGGGTGAACATCTCCTCGTGGGTCGGGCCGAGGAGCATGTCGTTGCCCTTGCGGTCCTGGAGCCGGAAGAGGTTCGGGCCGTACTCGACCCACCGGTCGGTCAGCTCGTACGGCTCCCGCGGCAGCAGCGCCGGGAAGTGCACCTCCTGGGCGCCGATGGCGTCCATCTCCTCGCGGACGATGTCCTCGACCTTGTGCAGCACCCGCAGCCCGAGCGGCAGCCAGGTGTAGATGCCCGGCGCGGCGCGACGGATGTACCCGGCACGCACCAGCCAGCGGTGGCTGGGCACCTCGGCGTCCGCCGGGTCCTCGCGGAGGGTGCGGACGAACAGCGCGGACATCTTCGTGATCACAAAGGGCTCCCAGGGTCGACGGACAGGCAGACTCTACCGCGCGCCGTCCCCGGGCCGACCACGGTGACCGGCGTCGCCGCGGGTGCCGGACGAGGTCAGCCGACCGTGATGCCCTCGGCACTCCGGGGGTCCAGGCGGGATCAGCCGACCGTGATGCCCTCGGCACTCCGGGGGTCCAGGCGGGATCAGCCGACCCTGATGCCCTCGGCGCCCCGGGACCGCACCGCGGCCATCGTGCGGTCCCGGGCCCGCTCCAGGGTCATCCGGTCCACCCCGGTCGGCACCGGCACACTGCCGTCCAACGCGGCGGTGACGTGCACCAGGCGGATCGGCCGTCCGCCGGCGTACGGGGTGACGTACGTCGGGATGGCGGTCGGGTCAGTGGCCTCGAACCTCCCCGACGAGGTCTCGGTGAAGGTGAACCGCGCGGTGATGCCCTCGAAGGTGGTCGGCTGGCTCGTCGACTGCTGGGCGATCTGGTTGCCGAGCCCGTAGACCACCCAGGTGCCGTCGACCTTCTCCCACGGCTGGACGGTGTGCGCGTGGTGGCCGTACACCAGGTCGAACTCACCGGAGTCCGCCAGCGCCTTGGCCTCGCCGAGCTGGCCCGGCGTGGGGGCGGTGACGTACTCGGTGCCGTCGTGCAGCGCCGCCAGCACGATGTCCGCCCCGGCGGCCCGGGCGGCCCGCGCCTTCACGATCATCGCTGCCGGGTCGATCAGGTCGACCGCCCACCGCTGGCCGCTGGGCAGCTGGAAACCGTTCAGGCCGTACGCCGCCTCGACGACCGCGATGCGGACCCCGGACGCCGTCGTACGGATCGCCGGAGTGCGCGACTCCTCCTCGGTGGCGTACGCCCCGGTGGTGGTGATCCCCGCCTCACGGAAGGTGCTGACCGTA
Encoded proteins:
- a CDS encoding CapA family protein, which codes for MRAIVTGIVLVGSLLTGCTAPRPAPGSAPAPTPDVPASPTAAPRTVTVVLAGDLLWHNTTWTSAQADARAAGRTGADDYDFGTMFGSMAPVISGADLAVCNEEVPVAPAGGPYLNYPTFAVPPQVAAGAAAAGYDLCTIGSNHSLDAGTAGIARTVSTFREAGITTTGAYATEEESRTPAIRTTASGVRIAVVEAAYGLNGFQLPSGQRWAVDLIDPAAMIVKARAARAAGADIVLAALHDGTEYVTAPTPGQLGEAKALADSGEFDLVYGHHAHTVQPWEKVDGTWVVYGLGNQIAQQSTSQPTTFEGITARFTFTETSSGRFEATDPTAIPTYVTPYAGGRPIRLVHVTAALDGSVPVPTGVDRMTLERARDRTMAAVRSRGAEGIRVG
- a CDS encoding proline--tRNA ligase, encoding MSALFVRTLREDPADAEVPSHRWLVRAGYIRRAAPGIYTWLPLGLRVLHKVEDIVREEMDAIGAQEVHFPALLPREPYELTDRWVEYGPNLFRLQDRKGNDMLLGPTHEEMFTLLVKDLYSSYKDLPLTLYQIQTKYRDEARPRAGLLRGREFVMKDSYSFDIDDAGLQAAYDKHRAAYIRIFDRLGLDYAIVQAMSGAMGGSASEEFLAVAENGEDTFVRSPGGYAANVEAVRIGSPAPLPYDDVPAAHVEDTPASTTIDALVQVANDLQRRADRPWHGGDTLKNVVFMLEYPDGTKEPLAIGLPGDREVDEKRLEAQVEPAVAVPFGEEDFAAYPSLVKGYIGPGVLGEKNASGVKYLTDPRVVEGTRWITGADADQRHVFDLVCGRDFTSDGVIDVAEIREGDASPDGSGPLQLARGIEMGHIFQLGRKYADALGLKVLDQNGKQVTVTMGSYGVGVSRAVAAVAEHTCDDKGLCWPRALAPYDVQVVATGKGAEIAAYAAELAGALDAAGIAVLLDDRKASPGVKFADAELLGMPTTVVVGRGLASGLVELRDRATGTSEEVPVAEVVDRVVAAVRG